The Chryseolinea soli nucleotide sequence CTTCCGCAAAAAGCACCCTTCAACAAAATCATCGTGACCGCTGGCGCCCCCGTTGTGCCGGCCGCGTTGACCGAGCAACTCGCCGAGGATGGGATATTGGTTATTCCGGTGGGCGATCGTGAAAAGCAGGTGATGCTTCGCATTCAAAAAAAGAACGGCAAGCTGGTGAAGGAAGAGTATGCCAATTTTGCTTTCGTGCCGTTGCTCGGCGAGCAGGGGTGGAAAGAGAAATGAAAGAGATGCTCCGAAATAAGTGAGCAGGTTGGAGCGATCAAAATGCGAGTACGCTCAGCGATGTAGAAAAAAGAGCACGACTGAATCGAGAATAATAAAACGAGAGTGGCTGAAAGAAGGATGGCAGACAGTTGACAAAAGGAGTAATCGCCTAAATTTTGCATCCACCAATCTTAACAGCCCCAAGCCCGTAGGGCTTTGTGTGCCGCATTTGGGGAGTCACATTTGGACGCTACGACTTGGAACGGACATAGTGCTTGACCAACTCCTTCAAAAAGAAAAATCAGATCGCTAAAACTTCGTTAAAAGAAAATCCTTGAACGCGGCAAACTCCTTCGTTGCAGGGATGGTTTTCTTTTTTCCCTGCATGAACTTCTGCAACGCCGGCGGGATTTCAATGTTGCGGCCTAAGGTGTCCTCCACCACTTCTTTGAATTTTGCCGGATGCGCTGTTTCCAAGAAGATGCCTGTCACGTTCTCTTTCGTCTCCTGCACATATTTCTTTAATCCCAGATAACCGATCGCGCCGTGAGGATCCATAATGTAGTCCTGGCCCGCGAAGACCGCGCGCATGGCCTGTTGTGTTTCTTCATCGGTGAAGGCATAGCCGCGAATGTCTTTGGAAAGGGCCTCGAAGTTCTTTCCAAACAACTCCAGCATGCGCACAAAGTTGCTGGGATTGCCTACGTCCATCGCGTTGCTGATGGTTTGCTTCGACGGGCGTGGACGAAACGTTTGCGTTTTCAAATACTCCGGCACCACGTCGTTGCTGTTGGTGGCGGCAATGAAGCGGTGTATCGGCAGGCCCATACGCTGTGCGAGCAACCCACCGGTGATGTTCCCAAAGTTTCCGCTGGGAATGGAATAGACCACGGGCTTTTTCAGCGACTGTACTTTCGCAAAGGAATAAAAGTAATAGAACGACTGCGGAATGAGTCGCGCGATGTTGATGGAGTTGGCCGAGGTGAGGAAGAATTTCTTTTTCAGATCGGCATCCAAAAACGCTTGCTTCACCAGGTGCTGGCAATCGTCGAACGTACCTTCTACTTCCAGGGCGGTGATGTTCTGCTCCAGGGTAGTGAATTGTTTTTCCTGGATCTCGCTCACTTTGCCGGACGGATACAAGACCACCACGCGCGTGCCGGGCACACCCAGGAAGCCATTGGCCACAGCGCTGCCGGTGTCGCCCGAGGTGGCGGCCAGGATCACGATCTCCTGGTGTTGCTGCTTTGCAAAATAGCCCAGCAACTGCGACATGAAACGCGCACCAAAATCTTTGAAAGCCAGCGTAGGGCCATGAAATAATTCCAGCGAATAGATCCCCTCCTCTACTTTCACCACGGGCGCATCAAATTGCAACGTGTGTTTTATGATACGCTGCAGTTCCTCCTTCGGAATATCATCACCAATGATGGCTTGTGCCACGGTAAAGGCCATGTCTTCGAACGACATCCCCGGAAGGGCATCAAAAAATGCTTTCGGCAACGCGGGGATATGCTCGGGCATATACAGTCCGTTGTCGGGTGCGAGGCCTTGCGTGACGGCCTGGCGGAGGTCTACTTTCAGGGAAGGGTTATTGGTGCTGTAAAATTTCATTCCTGTGTTTTAATGTTTACGAATGTTCCCATTCGAAGAGATTGGATTTCTTTCTAGGCGACGACGCGGGCGCCCGCATCGTTGATCTTCGAAACGAAGACGTCGCTCTTCAATTTCATGGACTCGAACTGTTGTTGCAGTGCCTTGCCTACGCGTTCGGCGATGCTGTACTCTGTGCTCAGCGAGAAGATCGTAGGTCCGGAGCCGGAAATACCACAGCCCAACGCGCCATTTCTCAACGACTCCGCTTTGATATTCTCAAAGCCCGGGATGAGCGCAGAACGAATGGGTTCGGCCACTACGTCGTGCAGCGAGCGCATGATCAATCCATAGTCGGGTTTCATCAGACCCACTACGAGGCCTGCAATGTTGCCCCATTGGGTGATGGCGTCCTTCATGGGAATGGAAGCTTTGAGTACTCTTCGCGAGTCTTCGGTCTTCAATTCAAGGTGGGGATGTACCAGTGTGCAGTAGAGGTTGGGTGGTGTGGGGATCTTGGCCACGTCCAGGGGGGCGTAACCACGGATCAACACAAAGCCGCCTAACAACGAAGGTGCCACATTGTCGGCGTGAGCCGAGCCACAGGCGATGCGTTCGGCTTCCATGGCAAAGGGCAGCAGTTGCTCGCGCGAAAGCGGGTTGTCGTACAGGTGGTTGATGGCCACCAACGCTGCCGCGGAACTCGCTGCGCTGGAGCCCATCCCGCTGCCCAGCGGCAACTTCTTGTGCAGCACGATCTCCGCGCCCTGCTCGCTGCCAATCGACTCCAGGAAGGCTTCTACGGCCACGCCCGCGGTGTTGCTGCTGGCGTGCAGGGGAAGTCTGCCCCCATCGCCGGTGATCTGTTTAATGACCACACCCGGCGTCGACGTGAGCGTGATGATCACTTCATCGGCGGGTGCTTCGACGGCAAAACCGAAAATGTCGAACCCGCACGATACGTTGGCGACGGTGGCGGGGGCTAATGCTTTTATGGATTTCATGGGTTGATCGGGGTCTTAAAGTTTGTTTGTGGTTAGCATGGCGATGGCTATTTGGCGTAGTGACCTATGCGGATCACATCGGCAAAAACTCCTGCCGCTGTCACCTCCGCGCCGGCGCCGGGGCCACGGATCACCATGGGGCGATCGTGGTAGCGTTCCGTCGTCAGCAGGATGATGTTGTCGCTGCCCGACAAAGAATAGAACGGATGTTTGCCCTCTACAGATCCCAGTTGGATCTTCACCACGCCGTTGTCCAGCACGGCCATGTAGCGCAACTTCTGATTTTTATCGGCCGCTTTTTTGCGCAGTGCTTCAAATTCAGCGTCGTGCTTTTCGAGGCGTTTCATGAACTCGTCGATCGAGATATCGCCCTGGCACGATTCGGGCACGAGGTTCTCCACTTTGATGTCGTTAAGTTCCATGCTCAGACCGGTTTCGCGCGAGAGGATGAGGATCTTGCGGGCCACGTCCATGCCGTTGAGGTCGTCGCGCGGGTCGGGTTCGGTGTAGCCTTTGGCTTTCGCTTCTTTCACTACGTCGCTGAATTTTGTTCCTTCCTCGAACGAGCTGAAGATATAGTTCAGCGTTCCACTCAACACGGCTTCAATGCGCAACACTTTGTCGCCGCTCAGGAGCAAGTCGTTCATGGTGTTGATCACCGGCAACCCGGCGCCGACGTTCGTTTCATAGAGAAATTTCGCACCGCGCTGAAATGCCGTCGCCTTCAATTTCTGGTATTCCTCCATCGAAGAAGAATTGGCTTTTTTATTCGGTGTCACGATGGAAATGTTCGCGGACAGGATGGCTTCATAAAAAGCGGTCACATCCGGGCTTGAGGTACAGTCCACAAAAATGCTGTTGGGCAGGTTCAGCGAAAGCATCTTGTCATAGAACGCTTGCATGCTCATGTGCTCTCCTTCTTTCACCAGCCTGTCTACGGCAGTGGTCAGCGTGAGGCCTTCTTCTTCAAAAAGCATCTTGCGGCTGTTGGCCACGGCGACCACATTCACCTCCAGCCGGTTCTCTTTGGCCAGCTTGGCAAATTGTTCGTTGATCATGGCCAGCAACGCTTTCCCGATCAACCCGGTGCCTACCAGGTACACGTTCAAGAGTTTGCGATCGGACAAGAAGAACGCTTCGTGCAAGGCATTCAGGGCCTTGGCAGCATCCACCTGCGGGATCACGGCCGAGATGTTACGCTCTGACGATCCCTGTGCGATAGCCACCACGTTCACACCGTTTTTCCCCAACGCACTGAACATACGCCCGCTGGTGCCGGGGCTATGCTTCATACCATCGCCCACGACGGCCACGATGGACAGATCGGTCTCCACGGGGATCTCGTCGATCTCTTCGTTGCGGATCTCGTATTGAAATTCTTTTTCGATGGCCACCTTGGCACGGTGGGCATATTCATTTTCCACCGCAAAGCAGATCGAGTGTTCCGACGACGCCTGGCTGATGAGGATCACGTTCACGTTCTCACGGGCCAGCGTCGCGAACAAGCGCATGGAGGCGCCCACGACACCCAGGAGTCCGCTGCCCTGCAAGCTGAGCAGGCTCACGCCGTTCATGGACGAGATGCCTTTGATCATTTTGCCGTTCTTCGACTCGGCGTGGATCACGGTGCCTTCGAAAGTAGGGTTGAAAGTGTTCTTTATCCAGATGGGGATCTTGTTCACCATAGCGGGTTGCATCGTGGCGGGGAAGATCACTTTAGCGCCGAAGTGTGAAAGCTCCATCGCCTCTTCGTAGCTCATCTGGGGCACGGTGAAGGCTTTCTTCACCTTGCGGGGATCGGCCGTCATCATGCCGTCGACGTCGGTCCATATTTCCAGGTCGGTGGCGTGCAGGGCGCCGGCAAAGATGGCGGCGGTGTAGTCGGAACCGCTGCGGCCCAGGGTCGTGGTCTCGCCACTTTCGGAGGTGGCTACAAAGCCGGTGATGATCTGGACGTCCTGGTGGTGTTTGAAGTATTCGGTGATCAGCTTGTTGGTTGTTTCAAAGTCAACCTTCGCATAGCCGAAGTGGCTGTCGGTGCGGATCACTTTACGGGCATCAAGGAATTCGGCGGCGTGGCCGCGGTCTTTGAAGGCCTCGGCAATGATGTAGGCCGACAGGCGTTCACCAAAACTCATCACATAGTCTAACGTGCGCGGTGTACGCTCTTTCACGAGGTAGACGCCGTGGAGCACGTCCTCCAGTTCGTTCATCATAAACTTGACCTGGGCGAGGATGCCGCTTTGACGCTGGATGTTGATGAGCTCGCGGACCGCTTCGAGGTGTCGTTTCTCCAGTTCGGCCAGCTTGGTTTTGTATTCCAGGTTGCCTTGCAGCGCGAGGTGACTCACTTGAATGAGATTGTCGGTGACTCCACCAAATGCCGAGAACACCACGGCAATGTCGCCCTTGAGGAGCGGTTTGACGATTTCGATAACCGACTGTATCCGGGCAGGAGTGGCAACCGATGAGCCACCGAATTTCAGGACCTTCATGTAAAAATTATGGTTTGAGATGATGATTTCAACTAGACTACTACGGTGACCAGTTCATCCAACTCCTGGAGGTGGACACTAATCGGCATGGCTGGGGTATGGAATCACGTACGGGTCACCCCGTAATGATGGTAATGGTAGAAATGGTAATGATGGAAGGGCAAGCCGTAGCAGCCTTTGTGATAAAGGAACCGCTGAAGGATATGGTGAAAGTCGCTTGCATTTTTTTGACGGACCGAAATAATGAAATGATCCACTTGATTGCAAAGTATTTTTTATGATTTTTGCACGAACTAACGGTTAGTAGTGCGTTGGCAACGTTTGAAATGAATTTCCGAAAACGTGCCGGCGGGTGTTCAAGCCTCAAAGTCTGCGCATCCCACCACTTCATCCGGTTTTTTGTTTCATTGCTTATCCTGATCCATGTCCCGCAAGAAAAAATTTCCCCGTGAGTCCTTCGTCAGCATGACGGAGCTTGTTTTGCCCAACGATACCAATACCTTGAACAACCTGATGGGTGGAAGACTCATGCACTGGATGGACATTGTGTCGGCCATTTCCGCACAGAAGCACTCCAACAGCACGGTGGTCACTGCCTCGGTGGACAACATTTCGTTCAAGCATCCCATTCGTCTGGGCAATGTCGTCACCTTGAAAGCCAAGGTGACGCGGGCCTTTAACTCTTCCATGGAGGTGCGCATCGACGTGGAGGCCGAGGATGTTCCCAACGCCCACAAGTTCGAGAGCAACGCCGCTTACTTCACTTTTGTGGCCCTCGATCCGCAGGGAAAAACGAGAGATGTTCCCGAAGTGGAGCCCGAAAACGACGAGGAACGCGCCTTATATGACGGAGCCCTTCGCCGCCGCCAGCTGCGCCTCATCCTGTCCGGCAGAATGAAACCATCCGAAGCCAAAGAACTCAAGTCCATTTTTGATATCAGCGAATCATGACCACCCCGTCGTCTGCTCTCGAAAGCCTTTACCAGGAAGAGCTCTACAGCCTGCCCAGTCCCGTTTTGTTCATCCTGAACCAACCGTGGGAAACCATCGCCGACCCCGACAA carries:
- the thrC gene encoding threonine synthase — its product is MKFYSTNNPSLKVDLRQAVTQGLAPDNGLYMPEHIPALPKAFFDALPGMSFEDMAFTVAQAIIGDDIPKEELQRIIKHTLQFDAPVVKVEEGIYSLELFHGPTLAFKDFGARFMSQLLGYFAKQQHQEIVILAATSGDTGSAVANGFLGVPGTRVVVLYPSGKVSEIQEKQFTTLEQNITALEVEGTFDDCQHLVKQAFLDADLKKKFFLTSANSINIARLIPQSFYYFYSFAKVQSLKKPVVYSIPSGNFGNITGGLLAQRMGLPIHRFIAATNSNDVVPEYLKTQTFRPRPSKQTISNAMDVGNPSNFVRMLELFGKNFEALSKDIRGYAFTDEETQQAMRAVFAGQDYIMDPHGAIGYLGLKKYVQETKENVTGIFLETAHPAKFKEVVEDTLGRNIEIPPALQKFMQGKKKTIPATKEFAAFKDFLLTKF
- a CDS encoding homoserine kinase, yielding MKSIKALAPATVANVSCGFDIFGFAVEAPADEVIITLTSTPGVVIKQITGDGGRLPLHASSNTAGVAVEAFLESIGSEQGAEIVLHKKLPLGSGMGSSAASSAAALVAINHLYDNPLSREQLLPFAMEAERIACGSAHADNVAPSLLGGFVLIRGYAPLDVAKIPTPPNLYCTLVHPHLELKTEDSRRVLKASIPMKDAITQWGNIAGLVVGLMKPDYGLIMRSLHDVVAEPIRSALIPGFENIKAESLRNGALGCGISGSGPTIFSLSTEYSIAERVGKALQQQFESMKLKSDVFVSKINDAGARVVA
- the thrA gene encoding bifunctional aspartate kinase/homoserine dehydrogenase I, with the translated sequence MKVLKFGGSSVATPARIQSVIEIVKPLLKGDIAVVFSAFGGVTDNLIQVSHLALQGNLEYKTKLAELEKRHLEAVRELINIQRQSGILAQVKFMMNELEDVLHGVYLVKERTPRTLDYVMSFGERLSAYIIAEAFKDRGHAAEFLDARKVIRTDSHFGYAKVDFETTNKLITEYFKHHQDVQIITGFVATSESGETTTLGRSGSDYTAAIFAGALHATDLEIWTDVDGMMTADPRKVKKAFTVPQMSYEEAMELSHFGAKVIFPATMQPAMVNKIPIWIKNTFNPTFEGTVIHAESKNGKMIKGISSMNGVSLLSLQGSGLLGVVGASMRLFATLARENVNVILISQASSEHSICFAVENEYAHRAKVAIEKEFQYEIRNEEIDEIPVETDLSIVAVVGDGMKHSPGTSGRMFSALGKNGVNVVAIAQGSSERNISAVIPQVDAAKALNALHEAFFLSDRKLLNVYLVGTGLIGKALLAMINEQFAKLAKENRLEVNVVAVANSRKMLFEEEGLTLTTAVDRLVKEGEHMSMQAFYDKMLSLNLPNSIFVDCTSSPDVTAFYEAILSANISIVTPNKKANSSSMEEYQKLKATAFQRGAKFLYETNVGAGLPVINTMNDLLLSGDKVLRIEAVLSGTLNYIFSSFEEGTKFSDVVKEAKAKGYTEPDPRDDLNGMDVARKILILSRETGLSMELNDIKVENLVPESCQGDISIDEFMKRLEKHDAEFEALRKKAADKNQKLRYMAVLDNGVVKIQLGSVEGKHPFYSLSGSDNIILLTTERYHDRPMVIRGPGAGAEVTAAGVFADVIRIGHYAK
- a CDS encoding acyl-CoA thioesterase, whose translation is MSRKKKFPRESFVSMTELVLPNDTNTLNNLMGGRLMHWMDIVSAISAQKHSNSTVVTASVDNISFKHPIRLGNVVTLKAKVTRAFNSSMEVRIDVEAEDVPNAHKFESNAAYFTFVALDPQGKTRDVPEVEPENDEERALYDGALRRRQLRLILSGRMKPSEAKELKSIFDISES